One stretch of Pelmatolapia mariae isolate MD_Pm_ZW linkage group LG3_W, Pm_UMD_F_2, whole genome shotgun sequence DNA includes these proteins:
- the LOC134623790 gene encoding butyrophilin subfamily 2 member A2-like — protein sequence MVLKRSQIQVIGPSQAVSVMVGDDIILPCHLKPASDASAMTFEWARPDLKPRFVHVWHEGQDLHVNQHSSFKGRTSVDIAKLKLGDISLKLSKVKHSDRGIYRCYFPDLDKETTVQLVVGSVSQAVVRLAGIDQSISGVVLQCESAGWYPEPELLWLDGEGNLLSAGPTETLRGPDDLYTVSSRVTVEKRHSNNITCRVQQRNTNQSRETHIHVPETTMTQQQENLDHTDNQKMKDDMTKLTKDLQKKKGELKNMVGTLMLHKKELKEEKDQFQLQLMKMEEVVETGDLSKVYPTSRPMTLR from the exons ATGGTGCTAAAGCGAA GTCAGATTCAGGTCATTGGTCCATCGCAGGCAGTAAGTGTGATGGTGGGTGATGACATTATTTTGCCATGCCATCTGAAACCGGCTTCAGATGCTTCTGCTATGACCTTTGAGTGGGCAAGACCTGACCTTAAACCCAGATTTGTCCATGTGTGGCATGAAGGTCAAGACCTTCATGTTAATCAGCATTCATCTTTCAAAGGACGGACATCAGTAGACATTGCTAAACTAAAGCTTGGAGATATTTCACTGAAACTCTCCAAAGTAAAACACTCAGACAGAGGAATATACAGATGTTACTTTCCAGATTTGGATAAAGAGACTACTGTCCAGCTTGTTGTTG GGAGTGTTTCCCAGGCAGTTGTAAGGTTAGCTGGGATTGACCAATCCATAAGTGGAGTGGTGTTACAGTGTGAGTCTGCAGGCTGGTATCCAGAGCCTGAGCTGCTGTGGTTGGACGGTGAGGGAAACCTCCTCTCTGCTGGACCTACAGAGACCCTCAGAGGTCCTGATGACCTCTATACTGTCAGCAGCAGAGTGACTGTGGAGAAGAGACACAGCAACAACATCACCTGCAGAGTCCAACAGAGGAACACCAAccagagcagagagacacacatacatgttccag AAACCACTATGACCCAACAACAAGAGAACTTGGATCACACAGATAATCAAAAAATGAAGGATGACATGACCAAACTTACCAAGGATTTACAGAAGAAGAAGGGAGAGCTTAAAAACATGGTGGGGACACTGATGTTACACAAGAAAgaactgaaagaggaaaaagatcAATTTCAACTGCAATTAATGAAAATGGAGGAAGTGGTGGAG